The Candidatus Lernaella stagnicola genomic interval GTCATCGCTAAACTCCGTACTCTTGCGCGGCCCACCTCTCCTGCTAACCATTGTAGAAGGCGTGAGGCATCGGTTCAAGCAAACTTTGCGGGAAATAATTTTTTCTTACGCGGAGTTATCTTCGTCACTTTTCCCCGACGAGTTCCCGCGGGCGCTCTTCCCGGGCCGTAAAACGAAAAATGACACCGTCAACCAATGGCCGAAAACCGATTTTCTGATACAGATGGTTCGAAATCGGATTGTCCCGGTCGGCGAAGAGGCAAACGAACTCGGAGCCTTCCGCGAGCAGATATTCGCAGACCGCCCCGACGCATGCCGAAGCGTAACCGCGACCGCGCTGCTCCGGCGGCGTATACACTCCCCCGACACAGCCCCAACGCGGCAGCTTGCGCACCACGACCGCAAGGCTCACGGGCTCCGTATCTTCCCAAAAATAAACCCGCTTTTGACGAATGTAGGTCTCCAACACCTCATGCGAGGCACGCTCGGCGTCGGCCCCCATGGCCTCATCCTCGAACCGTCCCCACCAATCCCAAACGCGTTCCGTATCCGCCTTCTGGGCCACGCGGCATCTCCCGCTGACACGGGCGCTTTCCTTGATCTGCCGCAACTCGTAGATCGTATGGTTCATCCACATGCGAAAACCCCGGCCTGTGCGGGCGCTCCACATCGCGGCGAATCGCTTCGCCACGCCCGTTTCCGCAGTGACCCCGGAGGGTTCGACGCCCCGCCGCTCCAAATCGTCGGCGAGGATCTTCAACGCTTCATCCGTAGTGCGCGTGATGACAAGCGGATGGGGCGGCGTGCGCATGGCCGCGGCTATCACCCGTTCGCCATCGAGCACTGCGGCCCAATACGGCGGCAATCCGGACCGGGGTTCGCGCTGGGTCAACTCGTGGGCGACGCCCCAAATGAGGTTGTCTTCCGCGCCGCGCTCGGCCAGGAAGCCTTCGGTCACGCGTAAAAAATCCGCCGCCGAGGCGAACGAGCGCAACTCCATTTCTTCATCCTTTTTTCTTTCGAGCTACAAACTGCAAGCAGAACGTAACAACACAATAACCATATAATTCATAAGTTTATAGGCAATTACTTAAAGTGACATTTCATCTTTTGCGATGGTCTTTCCGCCGGGATCGGCGTTTAGAAAACCGCCTTGAAGAAGTTCACAATGGCGTCGACCATCTTGTCGAGACCTTCGAGCGGATCATTGCCCTTGATCCAGAAAATCGCCACGGTTGTGCCGACGATCACGACGAACAGAAGTCCAACCAAGCGCAGTCGGGCGCCAATACCTTTGCCGCGTGGATAAAAATCATCCGCCACCGGTACTCTCCTCGATAGGATGGGGGGTGCTCATCTTTGATAACCTTTTCCGGGCGGCGGGGCAAGCAGCGAATCTCGGGACCTTGCCCGGCGGTCCCAGGCGTTGGTAGGATAAGTCGCCTGCTTCATAGGGGAAAAGCCATCAACAAAGACGCGCGCCGCGCCGGCAGACGGTCGTTTCACATCAACGGGCCTCTCGTTACGGAAGATCTGCTGCTGCTGGCGGCTGCGGTCTACTTCGCGGTGGCCGTACCCGGCAGTGCCTCGGTGTGGATTCGTGAGATATGGTTGGCCACGTCGGTGACGGTCGTCGGCCTCGCGGCGGCCCTGATTTTGGCGGCCTACCCTCTGCTGGCGGCGGTGCTCGGCCTTCAGGTTGTCATCCAAGGAACGCGGTTGGAGTCAGTTTTAACAACGTCACGCGACGCGTTTTCAGTACAGTTTAGACGTCGACTGGTCGTAAAAGTACTGCCGACAAGCCTTATTTTAGCGGCTGTTTTGACGCTGTCGACATATTTTGGGTTCCGATGGAGCGAGACGATCGCGCTGGAAACCGGCTTGCCCCCGGCGCTGTGCCTGCTTTTCTCGCTGGGCTTCCCGGCCACCTGTTGCGCCGCGGCGATCGTGGCCGTGGTCCAACTTCTCGGCCGCCGCAGCGAGCGCTGGCGTTGGTGGAGCGAGCTACCGGCCTTCGCCTCACTGCGTGACTGGACCAAACGCGTCGTCTTTTTGTTTGCCGCGATCGGGTTCGTATTCAGCCTGCTGTACCAGCCCTCTTCCTCTCGCCTTTTGGTCGCGGCGATGGTCGTGCCGTCGGTCGCCTTTCCCTGGAATCGTTGGCAGGACGCGAAGCGATTGCGCCTGCTGGTGCCGTTCTTGTTTGCGCTCACCGCGGCCGTTTTGCCACTGGTCACCAATGCCCGGGAGGCAACGGTTCTCTTTTGGGCGGCGACGGCAGTGCTGGGCGTGATTGTGGCGTGGCGGATTCACCGGCACGGTGGCGGGTGGATTCGGTTACGGGAATTTCCGGGCGACTTTTTCCCGATCATGATGGCCGTCAACATGCTGTGTTTGATGGGTCACCTGTACCAAACCGGTTTTCCGCCGGACGCTTTCGCCGCGGCGCATATCGTATACGGCCCTGCGGAGTCGGCGGGCGAGCCGAATCTCTTTGACGCCGAACTCGACACTTCGCGCCAACGTTTGTACTTCACCGATTCGCGGGCGAACGGCCGCCTGCATTTCCTCGACTTGGAAACGGATCAAGTTCATTCCTCGCCCGCCGTGCAGACGGATTTGCGGCAATTGGCGGTCGCCGGCGACCGGGTGTTCGTGCTTGGCAAGGATGGTTGGCTTCACATCTTCAACGCCGATTCTTTGCAACCCACGGCACAGATCGGCGGCACCAACCTGCGCGACGTGGCGGCGGTGGGACCGGGCCGCGAGGTATGGGCCGCCACGCACGGGCAAGCCGGATTATGCCGCGTGGATCCGGCACGAGGGGCGATGCAGTGCGGCTACGCGCCGACGTTGCCCGGTGCGCCCTTCGAGCTTTTTTGTCCCGGGTCGGGGTACACCTGCTACCTGAGCGACATGAGCGGCGGCAGCCGCGTTTATAGCGTTTTGATCGGCGAAAACGCCGCGACGGCGCTCTCTGAAACAGTGGGGTTTTTCTCAGCCGGGTTGGCGATTGACGCTCGGAAGCGTCATCTCTTCGTAGCGCGTCCTCTGAGCGGCGTCATTGACGTGCTGGGCAGCGATTTCAATCCCATTCGATCCCTGCCCGCCGCGCCGATGGTCGCGCATATCAGCTACGCGCCGTCGCTCGACACGTTATTTGCGCCCGAGTACTTCAGCGGAAAAGTGCATGCCGTTGACGCCGCCACCGGCCGGAGCACGACGATATTTCATGTCGGCACCCGCGTTCGAAAAGTGTTGTGGAGCGAAAGCCGCGGCGAGCTTTTCGTGATGGATCGCGCCCGAATCTATCGTTTTGGACGGGAAGAAATTTCCTCGCTATTGGGGCGACGCTGAGGCGGCGGATTCCGCATCGCCAAGCATCTCCTCGATAAGCTTGAGCAATTCTTCGGGTTTGAAGGGCTTTTGCAGAAACGCGGTGCACGGCATGCTGAAAAAGTCGTCGGGCACGATATCGCGCGGGTAACCGCTGGCCATGATGATCGGCAGCCCGGCTTTCATCTCGCGCAGCTTTGTGCTGGTTTCGAATCCATTCAGGCACGGCATGCGAAAATCGATCAGCGCCAAATCAATCGCGAGCCCTTCTTCGGTGAAAACCTCCAACGCCTCCATGCCGTTTTTCGCCTTACGCACTTCGTAGCCGGCGTTGCTCAGCACATAACCGACGACATCGCAGATCGAAACCTCATCGTCAACAACCAGGATCGTGCTGCCCTGACCTGTGGCGCATTCTTCCCTGGTGATCCGGGGTCGCGGCGACTCCGCGTCCGAGCACGGCAGAATGACCTGGAATTTGGTGTGTCCTTCTTTGCTTTCGACCATCACAACGCCGTGATGAGCCCGCACGATACCCAACACTTGCGCCAGCCCAAGCCCGCGTCCCAACGGTTTGGTCGTAAAGAAAGGATCGAAAACCCGTCCCTGTAGAGCCGGTTCGATGCCCGGCCCGTCGTCGATCACGGTAATCGTAATGTACTCGCCGGTGTCGCCCGCGCCACGCAATTCCGGGGCGCGCCAGAATCCCTTGCCGGCAGTAACCTTGCCGGTCTTGATGGTGACATTCCCGGGTTCCTCGCCGATGACTTCCACGGCGTTGACCAGCAGGTTGAGCACCACCTGCCGCATCTGATTCACGTCGGCGGCGATCTCCGGCAGGTCCTCCCCCGACTCGACGACCAGATTGACGTTTTTGGAAACGGTGAACTCCAGTTCGGGGCTCATTTCGCCAAGCAACTCGTTAATGTCCACCTGCTCTTTGGCCGACCAGACAAGGCCCGCATACGACAACAACTGGTAGGACAAGGTGGAAGCCTGCTCGGTCAAGCGGCGGATTTCCTCGATATCGTACCGCCAAGTTACTTCGCCCGTCGTTTTGACGCTCAGTAATTTCAGATAGCCGAGAATCGATGTGAACACATTATTGAAGTCGTGCGCGACCCCAGCGGCCATGACCCGGAGACTCGCGAGTTTGGCTTCGCGGTCGAAATCGCTGCCCAACTGGCGGGCGGTCAAATGATCCTGCCGCTGCTCGGTAACGTCGCGGCCGACGGCGTAATTCATTTTGTTTGGCATGTCCGGCACGACATTCCAATTGATCCATCGATACGAACCGCTCTTGGTCCGAAACCGATTAACGAAATTCATCTCCAACTGTCCGGTCTGCACGTGCTCAAAGGATTGGATTGTGGCGGGTAAATCGTCGGGATGCACCAACGAAAACAGTTCCATGCCTCGCAGTTCGTCCGCCGAGTACCCCAGCACGTCCTTGGCGCCGGGATTAGCCTCGAGGATCACCGCGTCAAAGTCGACAACCAGTATCAAGTCCGTAGATAGCTCAACCAGGCGATTTTCCCATGCGGCCGCACGTGACATAGACAACCCCTTTCGCTGGTGTATCTTCACTTCTTCCGCACCAGATCCATCCGGTACGCTGTCTCGACTTCGGCCAATGAACCGAGGTCGGCGGTGTGGGGCTTCGGGTTTTGGCAGAACACTGATGTACAAAAACTTTATAGAACACATTCCCGACTATTAGCAATAGTCGCTACGACGTGACCGGGGCTCGCGACAATTGCGTCCGACTCCCGGATTTGTTACCGTTCGATCCCCAATCAAGCCAAAGGAGATGCTTCCATGAAACGCACGCATGACGCCATCGTCGTCGGCGCCGGCCTGGGCGGTCTTGCCGCGGCGACCTACCTGGCCAAGCGCGGGCTATCGGTCCTCCTATTGGAAAAGCACAACGTTCCCGGCGGTTACGCCACGAGTTTTGTCCGGGGCCGCTTCGAATTCGAGGTCGCATTGCACGAACTTTCCGGCCTGGGACGAGGCGACCAACTGGGGCCACTGGGTCGTTTTCTCGACTACCTGGGCGTGTATGAAAAAGTGGAGTTCGTGCAGATCCCCGATTTCTATCGGTCGATCTTCGACGATCTGGATATCACGCTGCCGGTCGATCGCGCCGGCTTCGTCAAGAAGTTGATAGAAAACTTCCCTCACGAGCGCCGCGGCATCGAAAGCCTGTTCGCCGAAGTCGAAGCCGTCGGTCGCGAAATGAAATACTTCATCAAGCTGGGGATGGGGAAAATCTCGCCGAGTCTGATCGCCAAGCTCCCCTTCAACTCATCCCATATGCTGCGATATTCCATGGCCACCTGGGGCCAGGTGCTGGAACGTCACGTCAAGGACCTCCAAGCGCAGTGCGTGATCTCACAGCTTTGGGGATACGGCGGCCTGCCCCCCTCGCGCATCAGTTTCCTGCTCTATGCCGCGATACTCAATTCCTACTTCGACCACGGCGCCGCTCACGTCAAAGGTCGCTCACAGGATTTATCCAACGCTTTCGTCGAACGGTTCACCGAGTTGGGCGGCGAACTGAAATTCAATTGCGCCGTGCAAAAAATCCTCCTCGAAGACGGCGCCGTGCGCGGTGTGGTCACCCAAGACGGTGAAGAGTTCTTTGCGCCCAACGTCGTGTCCAACGCCAGCCCCATCACCACCTGCCGCGATATGATTGACCCCGAACTCGTCCCGGCGAAGTTCTGGCGGCGTATGCAGGCCGGCGCCGTCGCCGCCGGGTCGGTCAACGTCTATCTGGGTTTGGCGGCCCCCGCCGAAGAACTGGGACTGCACGACCACGAGTGCTTCCTCAACATCAATTACGATTACGACGAACACTACCGCCGCATGTCCACCATCGGAGCGCCGGGACAAATCGCGATGACCGCCTACAACTCCGTGTTGCCGGATGTTTCACCGCCGGGCACCACGATGGCCGTGCTCACCTCGCTTTACTACGGCGAACCGTGGCACGACATCGCGCCGCGCGACTACGTGGACGTCAAAAACGGCATCGGCGCCGCCATGCTGGACATGGCCGAAAAGGTCTTTCCCGGCCTGCGCCGGAACTGCGAGGTGATCGAAGTCTCCACGCCGGTGACCAACATGCGCTACGCCGGCACCTTAGGTGGCAGCATCTACGGCTTCGACCAGACGCCGAGCAACGCGCACATCCTGCGGCAACCGCACTGGGGCCCCCTGCCCGGGCTCTTCTTCGTCGGGGCCTGGACGCCGCCTGGGGGCGGTTTCGAACCGGCGATGACCTCCGGCCGCTTTGCCGGCGAAATGGTGCTTATGCGCCAACGCCGCTACGGGAAAGGAGCGTGACCATGCTGCGCTCGGTCAAACACATCCTGGAGGATCTCGGCCAGTATCCGAAAACCGTGATAGAGCAGTGGCAACTGCGCCAGGGGGGACAAGGCGTCGACTTCACCGCGCCCGAGTACCGGCAACAACTCACCCGCACGGTGGCGGCGCTGCACCCCGAACGCATGCACTTGCGGGTGACGGCCGTCATCAAGGAAACGTCTACGACCAAAACCTTCCGTCTGGTGCGGGTGGACGAGCCGATGCCGCCGTTCCGCGCCGGGCAATACGTCAACTGGTTCGTCACGATCGGCGGAGTGCGCACCAGCCGCCCGTATAGCATGAGCAGCGCCCCGAACCAGGAGCACCTGGATTTGACGATACGCGCCACGACGCAGGGTTTCGTTTCCCAACACCTGTTGAAAACGGTGGCGGTCGGCGATTCCTTTGAGACAACCGGCCCGGCCGGGTCGCTTTATCACGAGCCTCTCATCGACGGCGGCGAGTTGGTGTTCATCGCCGGCGGCAGCGGCATCACGCCCTTCATGAGCATACTGCGCGATCAAGCGGCGAAGGGCTGGCCGCTGTCGGCGACGCTCCTTTACGGTAGCCGCCTAACCCGCGACGTGATTTTCGACAAGGAACTGAAGGCGCTGGCCAAGGGTAACGATCGCTTCACGTACGTGCCGGTGATCAGCGAGCCGCCCAAGGGCTACCGCGGCAAAAAGGGTTTCATCACGGCCAAGGTGATTGGTCAGGCGGTCGGCAGCGTCGCGGGCAAGACATTCTATCTGTGCGGCCCCAACGCCATGTACGATTTCGTGGCGCCGGAATTGGCGAAACTGGACGTGCCGCGTCACAAGATCAAACGGGAGTTGTACGGACCGCCCGCCGACGTGACGAAAATGCCGGGCTGGCCGAAGCGACTGAAAGCGACGAAGCAATTCGCCGTTCGCGTCAACGGTACGGTGATCCAAGCCGCCGCCGGGGAGCCGCTGATCAATTCGCTGGAACGCCACGGCATCGTCGTGCCGGCGGTGTGCCGCTCGGGCGAGTGCAGCGCGTGTCGAACCAAACTGGTGGCGGGCGAAGTCTACATGCCGCCCTACGTCGGCTTGCGCGAATCGGATCGGCATTACGGTTACATTCATGCCTGCGTGGCGTATCCGATATCCGATATTGAAATACGGATCTAGTTCCGACCTTTTCGAAAGACCGCCTGTTGCGCTGATGATCGGGTTCGCGCCGCTTTCCCTGACGGTGACGACCACGTTGTTGCCGACTACCCCGGCGCGTCTATTAAACAGAAAGCGCGACCCGCAGGCCGCGCTTTTTTTGTAGTGTTCTCGACACGCCGCTGCTAATCGAGGATGTTTTCCACCTCCGCAAGCAGCCCGACGATCTCGTCGAGTTCGGCGTCAGACAGCAACTCCGCCGCCGCCGCGACCTTCGCCTTGACCCGTTGGCATTCCGCCAGCGCTTCCGGCCCGTACTGATGTTCCCAGATGAACTTGAGCGCTTCAGCGTAGGCGACAATCGCGTCGCCTTTGATAAGCTGGTCGGCCGGAGCCGCAAGCAACTCTGCGATCGTGCCGCGCCGAATCGAAATCATCGACTCCCG includes:
- a CDS encoding GNAT family N-acetyltransferase, with amino-acid sequence MELRSFASAADFLRVTEGFLAERGAEDNLIWGVAHELTQREPRSGLPPYWAAVLDGERVIAAAMRTPPHPLVITRTTDEALKILADDLERRGVEPSGVTAETGVAKRFAAMWSARTGRGFRMWMNHTIYELRQIKESARVSGRCRVAQKADTERVWDWWGRFEDEAMGADAERASHEVLETYIRQKRVYFWEDTEPVSLAVVVRKLPRWGCVGGVYTPPEQRGRGYASACVGAVCEYLLAEGSEFVCLFADRDNPISNHLYQKIGFRPLVDGVIFRFTAREERPRELVGEK
- a CDS encoding response regulator; protein product: MSRAAAWENRLVELSTDLILVVDFDAVILEANPGAKDVLGYSADELRGMELFSLVHPDDLPATIQSFEHVQTGQLEMNFVNRFRTKSGSYRWINWNVVPDMPNKMNYAVGRDVTEQRQDHLTARQLGSDFDREAKLASLRVMAAGVAHDFNNVFTSILGYLKLLSVKTTGEVTWRYDIEEIRRLTEQASTLSYQLLSYAGLVWSAKEQVDINELLGEMSPELEFTVSKNVNLVVESGEDLPEIAADVNQMRQVVLNLLVNAVEVIGEEPGNVTIKTGKVTAGKGFWRAPELRGAGDTGEYITITVIDDGPGIEPALQGRVFDPFFTTKPLGRGLGLAQVLGIVRAHHGVVMVESKEGHTKFQVILPCSDAESPRPRITREECATGQGSTILVVDDEVSICDVVGYVLSNAGYEVRKAKNGMEALEVFTEEGLAIDLALIDFRMPCLNGFETSTKLREMKAGLPIIMASGYPRDIVPDDFFSMPCTAFLQKPFKPEELLKLIEEMLGDAESAASASPQ
- a CDS encoding NAD(P)/FAD-dependent oxidoreductase: MKRTHDAIVVGAGLGGLAAATYLAKRGLSVLLLEKHNVPGGYATSFVRGRFEFEVALHELSGLGRGDQLGPLGRFLDYLGVYEKVEFVQIPDFYRSIFDDLDITLPVDRAGFVKKLIENFPHERRGIESLFAEVEAVGREMKYFIKLGMGKISPSLIAKLPFNSSHMLRYSMATWGQVLERHVKDLQAQCVISQLWGYGGLPPSRISFLLYAAILNSYFDHGAAHVKGRSQDLSNAFVERFTELGGELKFNCAVQKILLEDGAVRGVVTQDGEEFFAPNVVSNASPITTCRDMIDPELVPAKFWRRMQAGAVAAGSVNVYLGLAAPAEELGLHDHECFLNINYDYDEHYRRMSTIGAPGQIAMTAYNSVLPDVSPPGTTMAVLTSLYYGEPWHDIAPRDYVDVKNGIGAAMLDMAEKVFPGLRRNCEVIEVSTPVTNMRYAGTLGGSIYGFDQTPSNAHILRQPHWGPLPGLFFVGAWTPPGGGFEPAMTSGRFAGEMVLMRQRRYGKGA
- a CDS encoding FAD-binding oxidoreductase, translated to MLRSVKHILEDLGQYPKTVIEQWQLRQGGQGVDFTAPEYRQQLTRTVAALHPERMHLRVTAVIKETSTTKTFRLVRVDEPMPPFRAGQYVNWFVTIGGVRTSRPYSMSSAPNQEHLDLTIRATTQGFVSQHLLKTVAVGDSFETTGPAGSLYHEPLIDGGELVFIAGGSGITPFMSILRDQAAKGWPLSATLLYGSRLTRDVIFDKELKALAKGNDRFTYVPVISEPPKGYRGKKGFITAKVIGQAVGSVAGKTFYLCGPNAMYDFVAPELAKLDVPRHKIKRELYGPPADVTKMPGWPKRLKATKQFAVRVNGTVIQAAAGEPLINSLERHGIVVPAVCRSGECSACRTKLVAGEVYMPPYVGLRESDRHYGYIHACVAYPISDIEIRI